The Gopherus evgoodei ecotype Sinaloan lineage unplaced genomic scaffold, rGopEvg1_v1.p scaffold_45_arrow_ctg1, whole genome shotgun sequence genome has a window encoding:
- the LOC115642781 gene encoding olfactory receptor 6N2-like yields the protein MERENRTVVIEFIFQRFTSLPQFQILLFVLFLIIYLLSLMGNVLIILVILVDSHLHTAMYCFICNLSLLEVWYTTVTVPKMLASFLVEQSTISVSGCIAQYYFFFSFAATELFLLTVMAYNRYLAICNPLHYATIMNPSTCQYLAMLCWLTGFVCPTFASFMLARIFFCTPNRINHFFCDADQLFRLSCNDTYSIQAVGYAFSTVVIMSAVLFTMGSYFQIIATILRMSTAAARKKTFSTCTAHLSVVTIYFGTLIFMYVRPAVKYESNINKVVSVFYSVITPLLNPIIYTLRNKDVKMALRKTFLRNKG from the exons ATGGAGAGAGAGAACCGGACAGTGGTCATTGAGTTCATCTTCCAGAGGTTCACCAGCCTGCCACAGTTCCAGATCTTGCTCTTTGTGCTGTTCCTAATCATTTACCTCCTCTCACTTATGGGCAATGTGCTCATCATCCTCGTCATCCTAGTGGACTCCCACCTCCACACTGCCATGTACTGCTTCATCTGTAACCTTTCTTTGCTGGAGGTCTGGTACACCACCGTCACAGTGCCCAAGATGTTGGCCAGCttcctggtggagcagagcacCATCTCTGTCTCTGGCTGCATTGCCCAGTATTACTTCTTCTTCTCCTTTGCTGCCACTGAGCTGTTCCTCCTGACAGTCATGGCTTACAACCGGTATTTGGCCATCTGCAACCCACTGCATTACGCCACCATCATGAACCCTAGCACCTGCCAGTACTTAGCTATGTTATGCTGGCTCACGGGGTTTGTCTGTCCCACATTTGCATCTTTCATGCTTGCCAGGATTTTCTTCTGCACCCCCAACAGGattaaccatttcttctgtgatgctGATCAGCTTTTTAGGCTCTCATGCAACGACACCTACTCCATACAGGCAGTAGGCTATGCCTTCAGCACTGTTGTCATCATGTCTGCTGTCCTCTTCACCATGGGCTCTTACTTCCAAATCATAGCCACCATACTGAGGATGTCAACAGCTGCCGCACGCAAGAAGACCTTTTCCACCT gta ctgcgcACCTCTCTGTGGTCACCATCTATTTCGGGACCCTCATTTTCATGTATGTCCGCCCTGCAGTGAAGTATGAGTCTAACATCAATAAAGTAGTGTCAGTTTTCTACTCAGTGATAACGCCACTGCTGAATCCGATCATATACACATTGAGGAATAAGGATGTGAAAATGGCCCTGAGAAAAACATTCTTGAGGAATAAGGGTTAA